Below is a genomic region from Henckelia pumila isolate YLH828 chromosome 3, ASM3356847v2, whole genome shotgun sequence.
CaagtttttcttatttattattCAATTAAACCATTTGATTACTCAGATTGCATATTATGAAAATTGAGTAATTTTACAAAAGGTAgaatttttcttttcattttttttatttactaatGGATTGTtgcatcattattttattaatttatattacattaatttattatctctctcctatatatatgtatattttttgttCGTATTTGACTTCATTATTTAATACtatgttatattttttaattattgcacaaatattcatcataaaatgtcaaaaaatgacgacttgtttttaaaaaatgcaataagagtaaattttaaataatattggttgttgaataatttattttgacAAGCTATGAGTAAAATTCTTTCTAATGCGAATGTTCTTTAATATtaaatgtatgtatatatatataaattaatatatatacacacgttCTTAATGAAAAAGaatcatatttttaaattcaCCTAGGGCCATATTTTCTCAAAACTGTCCCTGTTTACAATGGATAATGAGATGGGTGGTCAAAATTTGTGAAGACTGGAGTATAATAAATAGTGTAAGCGGCGGTATTTCTTGCATCCAACTGTCCACCACCCCTTAGCTAGGCACATGCAAGAAACAACATAATTTGTGGGAAATAATGTAATTTATAATATCAGTACCCATTTCATCATAATAACGCGGAAGCGCGTAAATTGCGCCGAATGTGAAAAGTTGGCAATTGACAGACAGACGAGCAGCACCAGTCAcgctttttctttctttttcaaaCCATTGACactataattatttataaattcGAAGTCACTTCCCCAAGTGGCATAAGCTGCTAACATCCGCATTTTGGACAAAGATTCACTCAGATACCGAGAATAGGTCTCTCTTTCAGATTTGGTGCTAATTTCACGCTGGTGTGTCTCCGATCTTTCCACATTTTGCCTGGTCTTTGGTTTCATTGTTTTACATCCCGCCTCAGGGAAAATTTCTGCTGTCATTATTTCGAGATTCTGTATTCTTCTCATTTTCAGTTCATTGCTTGGGTCCCATAATTCAAGATGTGTTTTTGGTGAAGTCTGATGTATTTGAAGTTGAATTTTGCAGATACATATATAGGTTTGAGTCTTCATTCATTCAGCTCAATGAGGAAAACAGATTTGTTGTGTTTTCTGACAATCTTGACTTCTTGGGGTGTTTCTGTCTTAAAAGCTGaggatgattacaaatattatacATGGACTGTCACTTATGGAACCGCCTATCCACTTGGCGTACCTCAACAGGTTCGCTTTAACAATCtatatgaaaaaataaatttttcatttATATGTATTAtctgtttttgttgttttgttttggagTCTCTGAGAGTTTGAGGTTTGAAATTTGAATCTGCAGGTTATCCTCATCAATGGCCAGTTTCCTGGTCCCAAGATTGAATGTGTGACAAATGAGAATATAGTCCTTAACCTTATCAATAAGCTGGACCAACCTTTTCTATTGACATGGTGAGTCTTTATTACTGTCCACTTGTCTACATCTTCCATCAAGAAACTCACAGTAATAATCTCAGAAGTACGTTTCAGAATATTCTTTTTATGTGTTGGACAAAGATGTGATTTAGAACTTGTTGCGATTTCGAGTAAGGTGTAAAGTTACAAGCGTGTGCCTTGGATATGAACCAGGAATGGAATCAAACAAAGGAAAAATTCTTGGCAAGACGGCGTTTTGGGGACAAATTGCCCCATTCCTCCCAACTCAAACTACACATACAATTTCCAAACTAAGGATCAAATCGGAAGCTACACGTACTTTCCATCAACTCTGATGCACAGAGCTGCTGGGGGATTTGGAGCTCTTAATGTCTATGCGAGATCTGTTATTTCGGTCCCGTATGCCCGTCCTGCCGCAGATTTCACCCTGCTGGTTGGTGATTGGTACAAAACCAGTCACAAGGTGAGAGTTTTAGTAGAGAGTCACATATGAGCTAGGCATTCTTTATGTTTTTCGCAAGCAGTTAGATTCTTGAATTATAAATTCGTTGGTTTCCAGAACGTTGTCTCTGAATTCTTATGTACATAGGACGAATGATAAAACTTGCAGGGATTGCAGCAAATTCTGGATTCAGGGAAGTCCCTGCCTTTCCCTGATGGCATTCTTATAAATGGTCAGGGTCGGTCCACGTTCAGTGGTGATCAAGGTAATGATCTTTTATCCAATCATCAAGCTTCTATATTACAAAATGAAAATGCAACGGTATGTTCTCACCTCATCTCATTAATCTTTAAATGTCAGGTAAAACATACATGTTCAGAGTTTCGAACATAGGCTTGTCCACCTCGTTTAACTTCAGAATTCAGGGACATCAATTGAAGCTCGTTGAAGTCGAAGGGTCGAATGTGATTCAGAACATGTACGATTCTCTTGACGTCCACTCGGGTCAATCTGTAACTATACTGGTCACATTGGATCAGTCTCCAAAAGACTATTATGTAGTCGCCACCACGAGATTCACACCCACTGTTCTCACTGCAATCTCGGTTCTGCACTATACAAACTCTAATGCCCCCGTTTCTGGACCCTTACCGCCTGGTCCACCTCCCCAAGTGGAGTGGTCTATTGCCCAAGCCAGAACTTACAGGTACTCCAACGACATCTTATTCGTGAGTTTGAAAGAAACCAGCAAATGAATAAGCAATGCATCAAATATATAATCAAGAACTTCACTTGGAAACGGTTTTTCGCAGGTGGAACCTGACGTTAAATGCAGCTAGGCCTAACCCTCAGGGTTCTTACCATTATGGGAAAATAACGATATCAAGGACTCTAATTTTGGCTAACTCAGCTCCTATTATCAATGGGAAACAAAGATATGCTGTTAATGGTGTTTCTTATATCAACCCGGATACCCCTTTGAAGCTTGCTGATTATTTCAACATTCCCGGTGTTTTTAGTCTAAACTCGATCCAGAGTTCTCCATCTGGCAACGGTCCTTACCTGACCACATCTGTTCTGGGAGCTTCCTTACACGAGTTCATTGAAATTGTATTCCAAAATAACGAGAACGTCATGCAATCATGGCATCTTGATGGCTATGATTTCTGGGTTGTCGGGTACGCTACTCTTTACCTACCAAGAGTTTGGTGCCACATAATGGCTTGGTCTGTCATGTGTCGCTAACAACGGCTCTTTTCCGCTCGTAAAACAGGTTCGGAGCAGGACAGTGGACTCAAAAGAGCAGAAATGGTTATAATCTTGCTGATGCTTTAACCAGACATACTACACAGGTAATTTTAAACCTCATTAGCATGATGtaataataattgatttgaaAGTTTTGGGATGAGGAGGCGGATCCAGCGGCAGTCTGGCATAAATACTACCCAAACAGCTCCATAAACTAAAAGTCGAGAGGAAAAACAATAAAAGGAAGACACAACTATTTGTGTAGACGGTATAATCCTTTTCGAAtaaaaaaagggaaaactcacagccaaaaaa
It encodes:
- the LOC140886419 gene encoding L-ascorbate oxidase homolog isoform X2 gives rise to the protein MRKTDLLCFLTILTSWGVSVLKAEDDYKYYTWTVTYGTAYPLGVPQQVILINGQFPGPKIECVTNENIVLNLINKLDQPFLLTWNGIKQRKNSWQDGVLGTNCPIPPNSNYTYNFQTKDQIGSYTYFPSTLMHRAAGGFGALNVYARSVISVPYARPAADFTLLVGDWYKTSHKGLQQILDSGKSLPFPDGILINGQGRSTFSGDQGKTYMFRVSNIGLSTSFNFRIQGHQLKLVEVEGSNVIQNMYDSLDVHSGQSVTILVTLDQSPKDYYVVATTRFTPTVLTAISVLHYTNSNAPVSGPLPPGPPPQVEWSIAQARTYRWNLTLNAARPNPQGSYHYGKITISRTLILANSAPIINGKQRYAVNGVSYINPDTPLKLADYFNIPGVFSLNSIQSSPSGNGPYLTTSVLGASLHEFIEIVFQNNENVMQSWHLDGYDFWVVGFGAGQWTQKSRNGYNLADALTRHTTQVYPNSWTAILVSLDNQGMWNVRSAMWARQYLGQQFYLRVYSPIPSLYMEYDKPSNALLCSKAVGRTKNP
- the LOC140886419 gene encoding L-ascorbate oxidase homolog isoform X1, producing MYLKLNFADTYIGLSLHSFSSMRKTDLLCFLTILTSWGVSVLKAEDDYKYYTWTVTYGTAYPLGVPQQVILINGQFPGPKIECVTNENIVLNLINKLDQPFLLTWNGIKQRKNSWQDGVLGTNCPIPPNSNYTYNFQTKDQIGSYTYFPSTLMHRAAGGFGALNVYARSVISVPYARPAADFTLLVGDWYKTSHKGLQQILDSGKSLPFPDGILINGQGRSTFSGDQGKTYMFRVSNIGLSTSFNFRIQGHQLKLVEVEGSNVIQNMYDSLDVHSGQSVTILVTLDQSPKDYYVVATTRFTPTVLTAISVLHYTNSNAPVSGPLPPGPPPQVEWSIAQARTYRWNLTLNAARPNPQGSYHYGKITISRTLILANSAPIINGKQRYAVNGVSYINPDTPLKLADYFNIPGVFSLNSIQSSPSGNGPYLTTSVLGASLHEFIEIVFQNNENVMQSWHLDGYDFWVVGFGAGQWTQKSRNGYNLADALTRHTTQVYPNSWTAILVSLDNQGMWNVRSAMWARQYLGQQFYLRVYSPIPSLYMEYDKPSNALLCSKAVGRTKNP